Proteins encoded together in one Sulfitobacter pontiacus window:
- a CDS encoding tail protein X produces MPAVHVTSENDALDLICARHYGRQAGAVEQVLEANPDIAGVAHRLPVGLAIVLPDIATNGQGQQTVRLWD; encoded by the coding sequence ATGCCGGCTGTTCATGTCACATCTGAAAATGACGCCTTGGATTTGATCTGCGCGCGCCACTACGGTCGCCAAGCTGGTGCAGTTGAACAGGTTCTGGAAGCCAACCCTGACATCGCGGGCGTTGCACATCGTTTGCCTGTCGGGCTGGCCATTGTGCTGCCTGACATCGCCACCAATGGCCAAGGTCAGCAAACAGTGAGGCTTTGGGACTGA
- a CDS encoding phage tail tape measure protein: MADKRIKTELVIKAIDQYSSEIRNMTGVTGRFASKVRSEMGRMQDMRGPLRLIEDFRRQQAVVRKSADALDGANEKTRQLLATIRATENPTAAMRREFDRARTAAGRLEEKHRRNRAELRGLQGQMQSAGVNTSDLAGEQRRLAGALDATNGKFARQAERMQRLKVMQDRIAEGRERMQRSLATAANLSFVGNASMQTGRRMLTGMSAPIMQAVEFESAMSDVRKVVDFESPAAFRAMSEDIMEMSTRIPIAATGLAEIVAAGGQSGVAQEELARFAEMAAKIGVAFDISAGQSGDAMASIKTAMALDLDQTGSLFDAMNHLSNNSAARADQTLEFLNRAGADGSNFGFDSTETLAIGASMIAAGAGADTAATSFRNMGRALVRGESATDRQSAAMQRLGLGSEAVARAMQKDAVGTTMDVMRRLNELPDHVRASVMSDLFGDEARELTKLMNNMQLMPEMLALVAEETQYLGSAEAEYAERSRTTANNMQLLRNQTTRLGTSIGEVVLPPLNDLLSKSQVILDNMVDWTKENPKLTKTLVMGGVALGAMAVAGGFVLTALAGLAGTMAVLRFGLVGLGARAIFAGGGLASLAGRFGALRRLPRFALSSLLTPVRWGASLIGRIPWVRLAGHFAINRLLFPFQWTSRFIPKIPWSRLAGRLALSSLIVPLRWTAALLPSFVPALARFTGFRRNASAEVTRLTTHVGRQSAIMQRSLSRIRWGAFSAGAMTFLAMRNVPENPEGLREFQEGNVRSIDKAFRSTPGISHLIAGYERTFEWVHGKSPPVSPELLPNDPGIRATADTVHQFKGEINLPTPERIAHLREEAAAYRSEVEAAQAALDANPEFNSGIINPLRVQAQSGLDAAEADLRRAEDRLDSAEAAAAQLTGALQVLDGTEATPEINAASIDRALEKVARLSAQLRAMPGASAGSGSTAKPAGARAFGGSVRAGLPYRVNEHTPKSEWFVPSVSGGILNVGQAKSAFMSHFGTGQDSGVSRGAQRVRSAGLASLAAVSVGVATQAAAAPAQELRSASSAQDVRLEINGGIHIVAPTGVSDPEGLVDLIETRLGERIAATFAASFSD; this comes from the coding sequence ATGGCAGACAAGCGGATCAAAACGGAACTGGTCATCAAGGCAATTGACCAATACTCGTCTGAAATTCGTAACATGACAGGGGTCACTGGCCGTTTTGCGTCCAAGGTCCGGTCGGAAATGGGTCGCATGCAGGACATGCGTGGCCCGCTTCGATTGATCGAAGACTTTCGTCGTCAGCAAGCGGTGGTTCGCAAGTCTGCTGATGCGTTGGATGGGGCGAATGAAAAGACGCGCCAGCTTTTGGCGACAATTCGCGCGACCGAGAACCCAACAGCCGCAATGCGCCGTGAATTTGATCGCGCGCGTACAGCGGCTGGTCGACTTGAAGAGAAGCATCGCCGCAATCGCGCAGAACTGCGCGGCCTTCAGGGGCAAATGCAATCTGCAGGCGTCAATACGTCTGACCTTGCTGGTGAGCAACGCCGTCTAGCCGGTGCATTGGATGCCACTAATGGCAAGTTCGCACGTCAGGCTGAACGGATGCAGCGCCTGAAGGTAATGCAGGACCGTATTGCTGAAGGCCGCGAAAGAATGCAGCGGTCGCTTGCTACTGCTGCGAACCTTAGCTTTGTCGGCAATGCTTCAATGCAGACCGGGCGGCGCATGCTGACTGGCATGTCTGCGCCAATTATGCAGGCGGTCGAATTCGAAAGCGCCATGTCAGATGTCCGCAAGGTTGTGGATTTTGAAAGCCCGGCGGCATTCCGTGCGATGTCTGAAGACATCATGGAAATGTCCACGCGGATTCCGATTGCAGCAACTGGTCTGGCGGAAATCGTTGCCGCTGGTGGTCAGTCCGGGGTGGCGCAGGAGGAATTGGCACGCTTTGCGGAAATGGCCGCAAAAATTGGTGTGGCGTTTGATATTTCTGCTGGTCAATCGGGCGATGCGATGGCCAGCATTAAGACCGCCATGGCATTGGACTTGGACCAAACTGGTTCTTTGTTCGACGCGATGAACCACCTGTCGAACAATTCGGCAGCGCGTGCTGACCAGACGCTGGAATTTTTGAACCGTGCTGGTGCTGATGGTTCTAATTTCGGCTTTGACAGCACGGAAACGCTGGCCATTGGTGCTTCGATGATTGCTGCTGGAGCGGGCGCTGACACTGCCGCAACATCGTTCCGGAACATGGGGCGGGCGCTTGTCCGCGGTGAAAGTGCAACTGACCGGCAAAGCGCGGCGATGCAGCGTTTGGGTCTTGGCTCTGAAGCTGTAGCACGCGCCATGCAGAAAGACGCTGTTGGCACCACTATGGATGTCATGCGTCGGTTGAATGAACTACCTGACCACGTGCGTGCATCAGTCATGTCAGACCTGTTCGGTGATGAAGCCCGCGAACTTACTAAGCTGATGAACAACATGCAGCTGATGCCGGAAATGTTGGCGCTGGTCGCTGAGGAAACGCAATATCTTGGCAGCGCTGAAGCGGAATATGCTGAACGTTCGCGCACCACTGCAAACAATATGCAGCTCTTGCGCAACCAAACCACCCGCTTGGGCACTAGCATCGGTGAAGTGGTTTTGCCGCCTTTGAACGATTTGCTGTCGAAATCTCAGGTTATCCTCGACAATATGGTGGATTGGACGAAGGAAAACCCAAAGCTGACCAAGACGCTGGTGATGGGCGGAGTTGCGCTTGGTGCCATGGCAGTCGCGGGTGGCTTTGTGCTGACGGCCCTTGCTGGCCTAGCAGGAACTATGGCGGTTCTGCGTTTTGGTCTGGTGGGCTTGGGCGCGCGCGCCATATTTGCGGGGGGTGGTCTTGCTAGTTTAGCGGGCCGCTTTGGTGCGCTGCGTCGTCTGCCGCGTTTTGCGCTGTCCTCCCTACTGACCCCTGTCCGCTGGGGTGCGAGTCTGATCGGGCGCATTCCGTGGGTGCGTCTCGCAGGGCATTTCGCCATCAACCGTTTGCTATTCCCATTCCAGTGGACATCGCGGTTTATCCCGAAGATTCCATGGTCAAGGCTAGCTGGACGCTTGGCGCTTTCATCGCTGATTGTACCGCTGCGGTGGACCGCCGCCCTTCTGCCAAGCTTTGTGCCTGCGCTGGCACGTTTCACTGGCTTTCGCCGCAATGCGTCTGCCGAAGTCACACGCCTGACCACCCATGTCGGGCGGCAATCCGCCATTATGCAACGCAGCCTGTCGCGCATTAGGTGGGGTGCCTTTTCCGCTGGGGCGATGACCTTCCTTGCGATGCGTAATGTCCCTGAAAATCCCGAAGGCCTAAGGGAATTTCAGGAAGGAAACGTTCGGTCAATAGATAAAGCATTTCGAAGCACGCCCGGAATCAGCCATCTAATTGCGGGTTATGAGCGCACGTTTGAATGGGTGCATGGAAAGTCGCCGCCAGTCTCCCCGGAGTTGCTACCTAATGATCCGGGCATCCGGGCTACTGCAGATACCGTTCATCAGTTCAAAGGTGAAATCAATCTACCGACTCCCGAGCGCATAGCGCATCTGCGTGAAGAGGCGGCAGCGTATCGCTCGGAAGTTGAGGCGGCGCAGGCTGCGCTTGATGCCAATCCGGAATTCAATAGCGGCATCATCAATCCGCTTCGTGTGCAGGCGCAGAGTGGACTGGATGCAGCTGAAGCTGACCTTCGACGCGCTGAAGATCGGTTGGATAGTGCTGAAGCAGCGGCAGCGCAGCTGACAGGTGCGCTGCAGGTCTTGGATGGAACTGAAGCAACACCTGAAATCAATGCCGCGTCAATTGATCGTGCTTTGGAAAAGGTTGCGCGCTTGTCTGCGCAGCTGCGGGCGATGCCGGGCGCAAGTGCCGGTTCTGGTTCAACTGCAAAGCCTGCTGGTGCGCGGGCATTCGGTGGTTCGGTGCGTGCTGGTTTGCCCTATCGCGTAAACGAGCATACGCCAAAATCCGAATGGTTCGTGCCTTCTGTATCTGGTGGCATTTTGAATGTGGGTCAGGCGAAGTCTGCGTTCATGTCCCATTTTGGTACTGGTCAAGATTCAGGCGTGTCGCGAGGTGCGCAGCGTGTTCGGTCTGCTGGGCTTGCCAGTTTGGCTGCAGTGTCTGTCGGGGTTGCGACACAGGCGGCTGCAGCACCCGCTCAGGAATTACGTTCGGCATCGTCAGCGCAGGATGTCCGCCTAGAGATCAACGGTGGAATTCACATCGTTGCGCCAACTGGCGTGTCTGACCCTGAAGGGTTGGTGGATCTTATTGAAACCCGTTTGGGTGAGCGCATCGCTGCCACGTTTGCGGCCAGCTTTTCTGATTAA
- a CDS encoding DUF1289 domain-containing protein, with protein MSDEIWKRNEVESPCVKLCVVHPETRLCTGCYRSIDEIGAWSRMTPEERRSIMAELPSRAGALTKRRGGRSARLKRDSTG; from the coding sequence ATGAGTGACGAGATCTGGAAGCGGAACGAAGTCGAAAGCCCCTGCGTGAAACTTTGCGTGGTGCATCCCGAAACGCGCCTGTGCACAGGCTGTTACCGATCCATTGACGAGATCGGCGCGTGGTCGCGTATGACCCCCGAAGAGCGCCGCAGCATCATGGCAGAGCTACCATCGCGAGCGGGTGCGTTGACGAAGCGGCGGGGGGGCCGTTCTGCGCGGCTCAAGCGTGACAGCACCGGCTGA
- the ruvX gene encoding Holliday junction resolvase RuvX: MIYDDISDFAAALPPMQALIGLDLGEKTIGVAVSDSFLSIATPLETVRRKKFGVDAARLSEIIAARGIGGVVLGLPRNMDGSEGARCQSTRAFARNFDRLGDIPIGFWDERLSTVAAERALLEADTSRRRRAEVIDHVAAGYILQGVLDRLRVIKAQGASD; the protein is encoded by the coding sequence TTTCGCCGCCGCCCTGCCCCCGATGCAGGCGTTGATCGGGCTGGACCTTGGGGAAAAGACCATCGGCGTTGCGGTCAGCGACAGTTTTCTGTCCATCGCCACCCCGCTGGAAACGGTGCGCCGCAAGAAATTCGGGGTTGATGCCGCCCGCCTGTCAGAGATCATTGCCGCCCGCGGGATCGGCGGGGTGGTGCTGGGCCTGCCGCGCAATATGGACGGATCGGAAGGCGCGCGCTGCCAGTCGACACGGGCCTTTGCGCGGAACTTTGACCGGCTGGGAGATATTCCCATCGGGTTCTGGGATGAACGGCTGAGCACGGTCGCCGCGGAACGTGCGCTGCTGGAGGCCGATACATCGCGTCGCCGCCGCGCCGAGGTGATCGACCACGTGGCTGCGGGCTATATTCTGCAAGGGGTGCTGGACCGTTTGCGTGTGATCAAGGCACAGGGCGCGTCGGATTGA
- a CDS encoding phage major tail tube protein, which yields MKSTPAFLLRDCAMWLNEDVKVGQASEMTIPPFKVKTDKIRNAGMVMEREIRQGYERENAKFKMTALDPATVAAINGMQGTTDTLMITGALVDEDGTVSNATCYLRGFLKEADFGSWKAGDKAETDYTFVWEYLKLEIGGSEMIEADDFNVSVGGQSQTSDIRSALMLN from the coding sequence ATGAAATCGACCCCGGCATTCCTGCTTCGCGATTGTGCGATGTGGCTGAACGAAGACGTGAAGGTTGGCCAAGCGTCAGAAATGACCATTCCCCCCTTCAAGGTGAAGACCGACAAAATCCGCAACGCAGGCATGGTGATGGAGCGTGAAATTCGCCAAGGCTATGAGCGCGAAAACGCCAAGTTCAAAATGACCGCTTTGGACCCGGCAACCGTCGCTGCCATCAACGGCATGCAGGGTACCACCGACACGCTTATGATTACAGGCGCGCTGGTGGATGAAGATGGCACGGTTTCGAACGCGACCTGCTATCTGCGCGGCTTTCTGAAAGAAGCTGATTTTGGCAGCTGGAAAGCTGGCGACAAAGCGGAAACTGACTACACGTTCGTGTGGGAATATCTGAAGCTGGAAATTGGCGGTTCTGAAATGATCGAAGCGGATGACTTCAATGTTTCTGTGGGTGGTCAGTCGCAGACTTCTGACATCCGTTCAGCCCTGATGCTGAACTAA
- a CDS encoding phage tail sheath C-terminal domain-containing protein translates to MRSHPRRTAFGRPDDDLWVFLAVRRTADFINEAIEKAYFEFVDKPFSAANVKLMIESGNAAMRTFVAEGAIIGGRVWLDQDLNEPIALASGRITLSLDFEPPAPMEDIRFIAHRNIEYYLDLTKAALQAAA, encoded by the coding sequence ATCCGATCTCACCCGCGCCGCACGGCTTTCGGTCGCCCCGATGATGACCTGTGGGTGTTCCTCGCAGTTCGCCGCACGGCAGACTTCATCAATGAAGCCATCGAAAAGGCTTACTTTGAATTCGTGGACAAACCGTTTTCGGCAGCGAACGTCAAATTGATGATCGAGTCAGGCAATGCCGCCATGCGGACCTTCGTTGCTGAAGGTGCAATCATCGGGGGCCGTGTCTGGCTAGACCAAGACCTGAACGAACCGATTGCCCTGGCTTCCGGTCGCATCACGCTGTCGCTTGATTTCGAACCGCCTGCACCGATGGAAGACATCCGCTTCATCGCGCACCGCAACATCGAATACTATCTGGATTTGACCAAAGCGGCGCTTCAGGCCGCAGCCTAA
- a CDS encoding phage tail protein, whose translation MSGPVTMALGPFLFRAHGFGYTDVSRKLDTTWAEIETAGRMNALQWTGPRSEIVTINGVLLPAEWGGESTLGGVRLAAKNGLPLMLANRSGQIFGMQAIQGVEDDKAFMNRLGQAGRISYSIKVRQIGSGFSLLSLLGII comes from the coding sequence ATGTCTGGACCAGTCACCATGGCTTTAGGGCCATTTTTGTTCCGTGCGCATGGCTTTGGGTACACAGATGTTAGTCGCAAGCTGGACACAACATGGGCTGAAATTGAAACTGCGGGGCGTATGAACGCCCTGCAGTGGACTGGCCCGCGTTCTGAAATTGTCACAATAAACGGCGTTCTACTTCCAGCAGAATGGGGTGGGGAAAGCACGTTGGGCGGTGTTCGTTTGGCCGCAAAGAACGGGCTTCCGCTGATGCTTGCCAATCGTTCGGGTCAGATTTTTGGGATGCAGGCCATCCAAGGGGTCGAAGACGACAAGGCGTTTATGAACCGTTTAGGGCAAGCCGGTCGCATTTCTTATTCAATCAAGGTCAGGCAGATCGGCTCTGGCTTTTCGCTGCTTTCACTGTTGGGGATTATTTGA